A region from the Osmerus eperlanus chromosome 11, fOsmEpe2.1, whole genome shotgun sequence genome encodes:
- the scg2a gene encoding secretogranin-2a, whose product MPSVPKLFTAGMALLLTLIPLLFILILGTADVQGASVREHRLTASEPDARRGTPYVPPNADMLKALEYIETLRQQTGAAPEDENRHSPNNDVAGVNTEKLRSMLKLTTPSQTQREPGRDQDEEEEEEEEEEEEEGEGNAEDKTQEWLKALLGTLEQGEKSPRPAPERNTASQVWAGTGRRPAKLEEDGSQVEGGAYPWARQQRGSSKPPRKYPLMFEDEGEEGEGEEERQRSSDRESPFKRTNENVEEKYTPQNLATLQSVFEELGRLANGKAGHKRQAYAEDDEDEEDDNTDDGMLRMRNLDYDEEPAEEDWAPLEKQIRMEEEERGNRKEFDRGLDGDDDVEEEEDEENDDDDDDDEGNYPAKRSTQSGPGEDPDDLTKLVDYYLLKVLEKTEEDQQKRELEEEEKRAVRRATQSIDPEAIYQLIRISQNLQIPPEDLLDMLKSGEGIQQERTPQRNLAKTHQPNFLAKVEDKLNSYKKYQSPPANYYNRQLPEAQARGITEDINTEDILNILGLGSLVNQKATVKHHKSPHAPTARQGDRTFSHAGVPEKIKDDYGDSVDEDELATYLTGQMLAFYPEPIKSKASPKRSSQPFSQKEQPALGTFEQAIQDYFDHMDSDKSTSQKRQSETEDMGGATQTQPLDDEALLKILSFLNPETDESEDKDLNAKSV is encoded by the coding sequence ATGCCCTCCGTACCCAAGCTCTTTACGGCAGGGATGGCCCTTCTCCTCACCTTAATCCCGCTGctcttcatcctcatcctcgGCACCGCTGACGTTCAGGGAGCGTCCGTCAGAGAACACAGACTGACGGCCAGCGAGCCGGACGCACGCAGGGGGACCCCCTACGTGCCCCCTAACGCCGACATGCTCAAAGCTTTGGAGTACATCGAGACCCTCCGCCAGCAGACCGGGGCGGCCCCCGAGGATGAGAACCGCCACTCTCCAAACAACGATGTCGCAGGCGTGAACACAGAAAAACTACGCTCGATGCTAAAACTAACCACTCCATCTCAAACCCAGAGAGAGCCTGGGCGAGAccaagatgaagaggaggaggaggaggaggaggaagaggaggaggaaggagaaggcaATGCAGAGGACAAGACCCAGGAGTGGCTGAAAGCTTTACTTGGTACCCTCGAACAGGGAGAAAAAAGTCCCAGACCAGCGCCAGAACGCAACACTGCCAGCCAAGTCTGGGCGGGAACTGGGCGGAGACCGGCGAAGTTAGAGGAGGATGGCAGCCAGGTAGAAGGTGGGGCTTATCCTTGGGCACGGCAGCAGCGTGGCAGTAGCAAACCTCCCAGAAAGTACCCTCTGATGTTtgaagatgaaggagaggagggcgagggggaggaggagaggcagaggagctcAGACCGCGAGAGCCCCTTCAAACGCACCAATGAGAACGTGGAAGAAAAGTACACGCCCCAGAATTTGGCCACTCTGCAGTCTGTGTTCGAGGAACTTGGGAGGCTGGCCAATGGCAAGGCCGGACACAAAAGGCAGGCCTATgctgaggatgatgaagatgaagaggatgatAACACTGATGATGGCATGTTGAGGATGAGGAACCTGGACTACGATGAAGAGCCTGCAGAAGAGGACTGGGCACCTTTGGAGAAACAGAtcaggatggaggaggaagagagaggcaacAGGAAAGAGTTTGACCGAGGCCTTGacggtgatgatgatgttgaggaggaggaagacgaggagaatgatgatgatgatgatgatgatgaaggcaATTACCCGGCAAAGAGGTCAACACAGTCTGGCCCAGGAGAAGATCCAGATGACCTCACAAAGCTGGTGGACTACTACCTGTTAAAGGTGCTGGAGAAAACCGAGGAGGATCAACAGAAAAGAGAactagaagaggaggagaaaagggctGTTAGAAGGGCGACTCAGTCCATCGACCCCGAGGCTATCTACCAGCTTATCAGAATCTCCCAGAATTTACAGATACCTCCAGAGGATCTGTTGGATATGCTTAAGTCTGGAGAGGGCATTCAACAAGAACGGACCCCGCAGAGGAATCTAGCAAAGACACACCAGCCCAACTTTTTAGCCAAGGTTGAGGATAAGCTGAACTCTTACAAAAAGTACCAAAGCCCCCCTGCGAATTACTACAACAGACAGCTGCCCGAGGCTCAAGCAAGAGGTATCACAGAAGACATCAACACAGAAGACATTCTAAACATTCTCGGACTGGGAAGCCTGGTAAATCAGAAGGCCACTGTCAAACATCATAAAAGCCCCCACGCGCCAACTGCAAGGCAAGGAGACCGCACATTCTCTCATGCTGGCGTTCCCGAGAAGATAAAGGATGACTATGGCGATTCTGTTGACGAAGACGAGCTAGCGACATATTTAACAGGCCAAATGTTGGCGTTTTATCCGGAGCCAATAAAAAGCAAAGCAAGTCCAAAGCGATCCTCTCAACCTTTCTCGCAGAAGGAGCAGCCCGCCCTTGGAACGTTCGAGCAGGCGATACAGGACTACTTCGACCATATGGACTCAGATAAAAGTACATCTCAAAAAAGGCAGTCAGAAACCGAAGACATGGGAGGTGCAACTCAAACGCAACCCTTAGATGATGAGGCACTACTGAAAATTCTGAGCTTCTTAAACCCAGAGACCGACGAGAGCGAAGATAAGGACCTTAATGCCAAATCTGTCTAA